One region of Priestia megaterium genomic DNA includes:
- a CDS encoding sigma-54 interaction domain-containing protein yields the protein MTDTLSTLKHIYETILNKVDAGIHAVDETGKTIIYNEKMTKMELMDEQDVLHKNLLDVFMFKENQQSTLVQALQKGKETVNVKQTYFNNQGQEITTINNTFPILKNGVIQGAVEIAQDVTKLERLIRQNIRQKGNTRFTFDSIIGSSQAVHDVIEDAKRATRTPSYVLIIGETGTGKELFAQSIHNGSSRSSAPFISQNCAALPDNLIESLLFGTKRGAFTGAMDNPGLFEQAQGGTLLLDEINSLNPNLQAKLLRVLQEKTVRRIGDTVDKPVNVRVIANMNEDPIDAIAENRLRKDLYYRLGVVTLFIPPLRERKEDIIELTKFFIKKYNDLFQMNVKTVDHQVMSSFLSYDWPGNVRELEHIIEGAMNLVMDEDVIHYSHLPFQYRTKFQLKQHEHFEDKTSGEAPSYPSAFHPPLPLKEQLLAFEAECIKQTLEQHSHNISKSAKILGLTRQSLQYRMKRLDIRSK from the coding sequence ATGACCGATACATTAAGCACTCTTAAACATATATATGAAACCATTTTAAATAAAGTCGATGCCGGTATCCATGCGGTCGATGAAACAGGAAAAACCATTATTTACAATGAAAAGATGACAAAGATGGAGCTGATGGATGAACAAGACGTTTTACATAAAAACTTGTTAGATGTGTTTATGTTCAAAGAAAATCAGCAAAGCACGCTTGTACAGGCGCTGCAAAAAGGAAAAGAAACGGTTAACGTCAAACAAACGTATTTCAACAATCAAGGACAAGAAATCACGACGATTAATAATACCTTCCCTATTTTAAAAAACGGTGTCATTCAAGGAGCGGTTGAAATTGCTCAAGACGTGACGAAACTAGAGCGTCTAATCCGGCAAAACATTAGGCAAAAAGGAAACACACGCTTTACGTTTGATAGCATCATCGGAAGCAGTCAAGCCGTTCACGATGTTATTGAAGACGCTAAGCGCGCCACTAGAACTCCTTCTTATGTCTTAATTATTGGAGAAACAGGCACGGGGAAAGAACTGTTTGCCCAAAGCATACATAATGGCAGCAGCCGCTCTTCCGCTCCTTTTATTTCACAAAACTGCGCTGCGCTACCGGATAATTTAATTGAAAGCCTTTTGTTCGGTACGAAACGCGGAGCTTTTACAGGTGCAATGGATAATCCTGGTCTTTTCGAACAAGCGCAAGGAGGCACATTACTGCTAGATGAAATCAACTCGTTGAATCCAAATCTGCAGGCTAAGCTTCTTCGAGTACTGCAAGAAAAAACCGTACGAAGAATTGGGGATACAGTAGACAAACCGGTGAACGTTCGAGTCATCGCGAACATGAATGAAGACCCAATCGATGCGATTGCAGAAAATCGATTACGTAAAGACTTATATTATCGACTTGGCGTCGTGACGCTTTTTATTCCTCCTCTTCGTGAACGAAAAGAAGATATTATTGAATTAACAAAGTTTTTCATCAAAAAATACAATGATTTGTTTCAGATGAATGTAAAAACCGTAGATCACCAAGTCATGTCTTCTTTTCTCTCTTATGACTGGCCAGGAAACGTACGGGAATTAGAACACATTATTGAAGGTGCAATGAACTTGGTGATGGATGAAGATGTTATTCACTATTCTCACCTTCCTTTTCAATACAGAACAAAGTTCCAGCTAAAGCAGCATGAACATTTTGAAGATAAAACAAGCGGTGAAGCACCCTCTTATCCAAGCGCTTTTCACCCTCCTCTTCCTTTAAAGGAACAGCTGTTAGCGTTCGAAGCAGAATGTATTAAACAAACGCTTGAACAACACAGCCACAACATCTCAAAAAGTGCTAAGATACTAGGGCTGACTAGACAAAGCTTGCAGTATCGTATGAAACGATTAGACATCCGCTCTAAATAA
- a CDS encoding SDR family oxidoreductase → MNQNQKQNFPPQHQQTQPGIEKDMHPIPTSIAPDYKASGKLQNKVAVITGGDSGIGRSVAYHYAKEGANVVVTYLNEHDDANETKKQVERMGASCLLLAGDIGDEHFCQEVISKAIQTFGKIDILVNNAAEQHPQKSITDITTEQLTRTFQTNIFSIFHLTKAALPHLKQGSAIINTTSVTAYHGHDQLIDYSSTKGAIVAFTRSLSASLATKGIRVNGVAPGPIWTPLIPSTFDEQQVATFGSNTPMKRAGQPSELGAAYVYLASSDSSYMSGQVLHINGGSIVNG, encoded by the coding sequence ATGAATCAAAATCAAAAACAAAACTTCCCTCCTCAGCATCAGCAAACTCAGCCAGGTATTGAGAAAGATATGCATCCAATCCCTACCTCTATCGCTCCAGACTATAAGGCAAGCGGAAAATTACAGAACAAAGTAGCCGTTATCACAGGAGGAGACAGCGGAATTGGGCGTTCTGTCGCTTACCATTATGCGAAAGAAGGTGCAAACGTTGTTGTAACCTATCTTAATGAACACGATGATGCAAATGAAACTAAAAAACAAGTTGAACGAATGGGAGCTTCTTGTTTGTTGCTTGCTGGTGACATAGGAGATGAACATTTTTGTCAAGAAGTCATCTCAAAGGCCATTCAGACTTTCGGAAAAATAGACATCTTAGTCAATAATGCAGCTGAACAGCACCCTCAAAAAAGTATTACGGATATCACGACTGAACAGCTTACCCGTACGTTTCAAACGAATATTTTTTCAATTTTCCATTTGACCAAAGCTGCATTGCCTCATTTAAAACAAGGAAGCGCTATTATTAATACAACGTCTGTGACAGCCTATCATGGGCATGACCAGCTGATTGACTACTCTTCAACCAAGGGTGCTATCGTGGCTTTCACACGTTCTTTGTCAGCTTCGCTCGCAACAAAAGGCATTCGTGTAAACGGCGTAGCTCCAGGACCCATCTGGACACCTCTTATTCCGTCTACGTTCGACGAACAGCAAGTTGCAACATTTGGGTCTAACACACCTATGAAACGAGCAGGACAGCCTTCTGAGCTCGGAGCGGCCTATGTATATTTGGCAAGCTCTGATTCTTCTTATATGTCCGGGCAAGTCCTTCACATTAATGGAGGATCCATTGTAAACGGATAA
- a CDS encoding YajQ family cyclic di-GMP-binding protein produces the protein MAKDSSFDVVSQVDLSEVTNGITMATKEIKTRYDFKGSKSEISLENEELVLISDDEFKLEQLKDVLISKLIKRGVPTRNISYGKIENASGGTVRQRAKLIQGIDKDNAKKLNTIIKNTGLKVKSQIQDDQLRVSGKNRDDLQQIISAIRSADLPIDVQFINYR, from the coding sequence ATGGCTAAAGATAGTTCATTTGACGTTGTGTCACAAGTTGATTTATCAGAGGTAACAAACGGCATTACCATGGCAACAAAAGAAATTAAAACCCGCTACGATTTTAAAGGCAGTAAAAGCGAAATCTCGCTTGAAAACGAAGAGCTTGTTCTTATTTCTGATGATGAATTTAAGCTTGAACAGTTAAAAGACGTGCTGATTTCTAAGCTCATCAAACGCGGCGTACCTACACGCAATATCTCCTACGGTAAAATTGAAAATGCTTCTGGAGGAACGGTTAGACAGCGCGCTAAGTTAATTCAAGGTATCGACAAAGACAACGCTAAAAAGCTAAATACAATTATTAAAAATACCGGTTTAAAAGTAAAAAGCCAAATTCAAGATGATCAGCTTCGCGTAAGCGGTAAAAATCGTGATGACCTGCAGCAAATTATTTCAGCTATTCGCAGCGCTGATTTACCTATTGACGTACAATTTATTAATTACCGCTAA
- a CDS encoding CvfB family protein encodes MNVEAGMKAYLTVNRETPIGYMLAEGEEEILLHKNETTRELAEGEEVEVFLYLDQHDRLTATMHLPLVEEGVYEWVEVVDVNPGLGVFVNIGMNKDMLIGSTDLPALEELWPEVGNKVYCTMKISKRGKMYGKIATDDVMKAMALDAPPELFNREVSGYIYRVLRVGSFIMTDEGYVGFIHESERRKEPKLGTHVTGRVINVKEDGTLNVSLLPRKQESMDEDAQVLYDYMESRGGVMPFWDKSYPEDIRERFNMSKAAFKRALGKLMKEGKVYQEEGWTYFKKEEN; translated from the coding sequence ATGAATGTAGAAGCTGGGATGAAAGCGTATTTAACAGTAAACCGGGAAACGCCGATTGGTTATATGTTAGCAGAAGGCGAAGAAGAAATTTTGCTACATAAAAATGAAACAACAAGAGAGCTTGCTGAAGGGGAAGAAGTAGAAGTTTTTCTATACCTTGATCAGCATGATCGCTTAACGGCAACGATGCACTTACCCCTTGTTGAAGAAGGTGTCTATGAGTGGGTTGAAGTCGTAGATGTTAATCCGGGTTTAGGCGTGTTTGTAAATATCGGCATGAATAAAGATATGTTAATTGGTTCAACAGACTTACCTGCGCTAGAAGAGCTGTGGCCAGAAGTTGGAAACAAAGTTTACTGTACGATGAAGATTTCAAAGCGCGGTAAGATGTACGGGAAAATTGCTACAGACGATGTGATGAAAGCAATGGCTTTAGATGCTCCACCTGAACTTTTTAATCGTGAAGTGAGCGGATATATCTATCGCGTCCTGCGCGTAGGTTCATTTATTATGACAGATGAAGGATATGTTGGATTTATTCACGAAAGCGAAAGACGTAAAGAACCGAAGCTTGGTACGCATGTAACTGGCCGCGTCATTAATGTAAAAGAAGATGGAACGCTAAACGTATCGCTTCTTCCGCGCAAACAAGAAAGCATGGATGAAGATGCACAAGTACTATACGATTACATGGAAAGCCGCGGTGGCGTTATGCCATTTTGGGATAAAAGCTATCCAGAAGATATTCGTGAGCGCTTTAATATGAGTAAAGCTGCGTTCAAACGTGCGCTTGGTAAACTGATGAAAGAAGGAAAAGTTTATCAAGAAGAAGGATGGACATATTTTAAAAAAGAAGAAAACTAA
- a CDS encoding DUF3941 domain-containing protein, translating into MPKTSDNDKKAKDNNAKLHEKNLQAKHNRELGKHSFSKKTDHL; encoded by the coding sequence ATGCCAAAAACGAGCGATAACGATAAAAAAGCAAAAGATAATAACGCAAAGCTTCACGAAAAGAATCTGCAAGCTAAGCACAACCGTGAGCTTGGAAAACATTCATTTTCTAAAAAAACTGATCACTTATAA
- a CDS encoding DegV family protein, with protein sequence MSIKLLTDSASDLPLSFFQENNVGFLPLRVSLDNQEFLDLQTIEPASVYEAIRKGKMPKTSQAAPTTMYEVFENIAKSGDSCIYLAFSSELSGTYQTAMMIREELLEKYPDFQLEIIDTKCASLGQGVVTYYAAQLLHQNLSLVEMTEKIKQYALHMEHIFTVDDLDFLAQGGRVSKASAFVGGLLNIKPLLHVEDGKLIPIEKIRGRKKVFKRMLDVMEERGKNLSSQTIGISHGDDLETALQLKEMIQERFGTKHFIINIIGAAIGSHSGPGTIAVFFLNETIE encoded by the coding sequence ATGTCAATTAAACTTTTAACCGATAGTGCAAGCGATTTGCCTTTATCCTTTTTTCAAGAAAATAACGTTGGCTTTTTACCGCTTCGCGTAAGCTTGGATAATCAAGAATTTTTAGATCTACAAACGATTGAACCAGCTTCTGTCTACGAAGCCATCCGTAAAGGCAAGATGCCGAAAACGTCTCAAGCGGCTCCAACTACTATGTATGAAGTCTTTGAGAACATAGCTAAATCAGGTGATTCGTGCATTTATTTAGCTTTTTCTTCGGAATTGTCCGGTACATATCAAACAGCAATGATGATTCGAGAAGAACTCCTAGAAAAGTATCCCGATTTCCAATTAGAAATAATCGATACGAAATGTGCATCTCTTGGCCAGGGAGTAGTTACTTATTATGCAGCACAATTATTACACCAAAACCTCTCGCTAGTAGAAATGACAGAAAAAATAAAGCAATACGCTCTGCATATGGAGCATATTTTTACGGTTGATGACTTGGATTTTCTTGCTCAAGGAGGCCGCGTGAGCAAAGCTTCTGCTTTTGTAGGAGGTCTGCTTAATATTAAGCCGCTGCTTCATGTGGAAGATGGAAAATTGATTCCAATCGAAAAAATCCGCGGCCGTAAAAAAGTATTTAAACGCATGCTTGACGTGATGGAAGAGCGAGGAAAAAATCTCTCTTCTCAAACCATTGGAATTAGCCATGGAGATGATTTAGAAACAGCTCTTCAGCTGAAAGAGATGATCCAAGAACGTTTTGGCACCAAACATTTTATTATTAATATTATTGGTGCAGCCATAGGTTCTCATTCTGGCCCAGGGACGATTGCAGTCTTCTTTTTGAACGAAACCATCGAATAA
- a CDS encoding YitT family protein: protein MWLETKKAIVVLVGALLNALALNLFLIPANVYSSGFTGVAQLVSSIVTDYTPFTISTGVLLLLLNIPVTILGWKKVGKSFTVYSFISVAATTLFLGIIPIQALSKDIILNAVFGGVILAVGVGITLKFGASTGGLDIIALILSRVKDRPIGTYMFILNAIIIVLAGLLYGAEKSLYTLVTLYTTTRVIDVIHTRHVKLTAMIVTKKGVELRKAIHAKLVRGITAVPAKGGFTNEDKEMLMIVLTRYELFDLERVIKEVDPKAFTNIVQTTGIFGLFRKD from the coding sequence ATGTGGCTTGAAACAAAAAAAGCGATAGTCGTCTTAGTAGGAGCATTATTGAATGCGCTTGCGCTCAACTTGTTTTTGATACCTGCTAATGTATATTCGAGCGGCTTTACGGGAGTAGCACAGCTTGTTTCGAGTATCGTGACAGATTACACTCCTTTTACTATTTCCACTGGAGTGCTGCTGTTGTTGTTAAATATTCCTGTAACTATTTTAGGGTGGAAAAAAGTGGGGAAGTCATTTACTGTTTACAGTTTTATCAGCGTTGCTGCAACAACTTTGTTTCTTGGAATTATTCCTATTCAAGCACTTTCTAAGGACATCATCCTTAATGCAGTTTTTGGAGGCGTTATTTTAGCGGTAGGGGTAGGAATTACGTTAAAATTTGGAGCTTCAACTGGTGGGCTCGATATCATTGCCCTGATTTTGTCCCGAGTAAAAGACCGACCAATTGGCACTTATATGTTCATATTAAATGCAATTATTATTGTGCTAGCAGGTCTTTTATATGGTGCTGAGAAGTCACTTTATACGCTTGTGACGCTTTATACGACCACTCGCGTCATTGATGTTATTCATACGCGTCATGTCAAACTCACAGCAATGATCGTAACGAAAAAAGGAGTGGAGCTAAGAAAGGCGATTCATGCCAAACTCGTGCGAGGGATTACGGCGGTACCGGCTAAAGGAGGCTTCACAAACGAAGATAAAGAAATGCTAATGATTGTTTTAACTAGGTATGAATTATTTGACTTGGAACGAGTAATTAAAGAGGTGGATCCTAAGGCATTTACTAATATCGTTCAAACAACGGGAATCTTTGGTTTGTTTCGCAAAGATTAA
- a CDS encoding DUF3813 family protein, with protein sequence MKNSLFGQVKDAIRNAVSGHSEDQLHRQKHGNGELDISEGVLNSIASNASPEEQEQLKQFQNSLHQAYDTDGESHSKEKSADITSDTLSHIVQNASSEEKAQLEQLQSTLEGGQSHAHGEAHTSSESVAADILSHAQQNASPEEKSQLEQLQSTLEGGQSHAHGEAHTSSENVAADMLSHAQQSASPEEQAQLQQLQNTLGAAGQNHQTSQAHTSAASDENIAADMLSHAQQNASPEEQAQLQELSNDLKGTH encoded by the coding sequence ATGAAAAATTCACTTTTTGGTCAAGTAAAAGATGCGATTCGAAACGCAGTATCCGGCCATTCAGAAGATCAGCTTCATCGTCAAAAGCATGGCAACGGTGAACTTGATATTTCAGAAGGCGTATTAAATAGTATTGCTTCTAACGCTTCTCCTGAGGAGCAAGAGCAGCTGAAGCAATTCCAAAACTCATTGCATCAAGCGTATGATACAGATGGAGAATCACATTCAAAAGAGAAAAGCGCAGACATTACGTCCGATACGCTGTCTCATATCGTTCAGAATGCTTCTTCCGAAGAGAAGGCACAGCTTGAACAGCTTCAAAGCACTTTAGAAGGCGGTCAGTCTCACGCTCACGGTGAAGCTCACACGTCCAGTGAAAGCGTGGCAGCTGATATATTGTCTCATGCACAGCAAAATGCTTCTCCTGAAGAAAAGAGCCAGCTTGAACAGCTTCAAAGCACTTTAGAAGGCGGTCAGTCTCACGCTCACGGTGAAGCTCACACGTCTAGTGAAAACGTGGCAGCTGATATGCTGTCTCATGCACAGCAAAGCGCTTCTCCTGAAGAACAAGCTCAGCTTCAACAGCTTCAGAATACATTGGGAGCTGCTGGTCAAAATCATCAAACGTCTCAGGCTCATACGTCTGCAGCTTCTGATGAAAACATTGCAGCTGATATGCTGTCTCATGCGCAGCAAAATGCTTCTCCTGAAGAACAAGCTCAGCTTCAAGAACTTTCTAATGACTTAAAAGGCACACATTAA
- a CDS encoding Cof-type HAD-IIB family hydrolase gives MRNDQHLIALDLDGTLLTNEKTISPKTKRVLEKAKQDGHIVMIATGRPYRSSAMYYSELDLSTPIVNFNGALVHHPLQPDFGTHHEPLNRRTVHDIVTAMQDYRINNIMAEVQDDVYLHFEDRKLMDVLSLGDPKLQTGDLRHTLQHDPTSILIHADEEHVQDIRSHLSDVHAEVLEHRRWGAPWHVVEIVKKGLNKAVGLERVANHYQIPRERIIAFGDEDNDFEMIKFAGHGIAMENGISELKQLAREVTKSNENDGIAYYLEKTLNL, from the coding sequence ATGAGAAACGATCAACACTTAATCGCCTTAGATCTGGATGGAACATTGTTAACGAATGAAAAAACCATTTCACCTAAAACAAAACGGGTATTAGAAAAAGCCAAACAAGACGGACATATTGTAATGATTGCAACTGGAAGACCTTATCGTTCCAGTGCTATGTATTACAGCGAATTAGATTTATCCACGCCTATCGTAAACTTTAACGGAGCGCTTGTCCATCATCCCCTTCAGCCTGATTTTGGCACGCATCACGAACCTTTAAATCGCCGAACTGTTCATGACATTGTGACAGCTATGCAAGACTATCGCATCAACAATATCATGGCAGAAGTACAAGATGATGTGTATCTTCATTTTGAAGATCGAAAATTAATGGATGTACTCAGCCTAGGGGATCCTAAATTACAAACGGGTGATTTGCGTCATACGCTGCAGCACGATCCAACGTCTATTTTAATTCACGCAGATGAAGAACATGTACAAGATATACGCTCTCACCTTTCAGATGTTCATGCAGAAGTACTAGAACATAGACGCTGGGGAGCACCTTGGCATGTCGTTGAAATTGTAAAAAAAGGACTTAATAAAGCTGTAGGTCTTGAGCGCGTAGCTAATCATTATCAAATTCCTCGCGAACGAATTATTGCGTTTGGAGATGAAGACAATGATTTTGAAATGATTAAATTTGCAGGACACGGTATCGCCATGGAAAATGGTATTAGCGAATTAAAGCAGCTAGCGCGTGAAGTAACAAAATCTAATGAAAATGATGGTATTGCTTATTATTTGGAAAAAACGTTAAATTTATAA
- a CDS encoding metal-sulfur cluster assembly factor: MDKQLEDKIMESLEEVIDPELGVDIVNLGLVYGVEMEENNTVIVTMTLTSIGCPLAGVIGEQVKKQLISLEEVENVEVNITFNPPWDKDRMTRYAKIALGVQ; encoded by the coding sequence ATGGATAAACAGTTAGAAGATAAAATCATGGAATCACTAGAAGAAGTAATTGATCCAGAGCTTGGCGTTGATATCGTAAATTTAGGCTTAGTTTACGGGGTGGAAATGGAAGAAAACAACACGGTTATCGTGACGATGACGTTAACTTCTATTGGGTGCCCGCTAGCGGGTGTGATTGGCGAACAAGTGAAAAAACAATTAATTTCTCTTGAAGAAGTAGAAAATGTAGAAGTGAATATCACATTTAACCCGCCATGGGATAAAGATCGCATGACGCGCTACGCTAAAATTGCATTAGGTGTTCAATAA
- a CDS encoding Crp/Fnr family transcriptional regulator, with the protein MMNITTDSFSNELQQFFMDFDHKISFKKGDFLFQEGSPSTHLFFITSGAVQVSKVTPEGRELTLQLASSGDLIGEVMLFCGSTPHMLQAKAIEPCTAISIQKRVLENELAQYPALSMEYMKWMGLQIKRMQTKFRDLILNGKKGALYSTLIRMSNSFGIMKPNGILLNVTLTNQEIANLCGTSREVVNRMLAELRKNEVISMTDGKIIIHKLSFLKKEIDCEDCPVELCRIE; encoded by the coding sequence ATGATGAACATCACAACGGATTCTTTTTCAAATGAGCTGCAGCAATTTTTTATGGACTTTGATCATAAAATTTCGTTTAAAAAAGGTGACTTTCTCTTTCAAGAAGGTTCACCTTCAACTCATTTATTTTTTATTACTTCTGGAGCTGTACAAGTAAGTAAAGTGACGCCGGAAGGACGCGAACTGACGCTTCAGCTGGCAAGTTCAGGAGACTTAATCGGGGAAGTTATGCTGTTTTGCGGATCTACTCCCCATATGCTTCAAGCAAAAGCCATTGAACCTTGTACAGCGATCAGCATTCAAAAACGGGTGTTAGAAAACGAACTAGCACAATACCCTGCTCTTTCCATGGAGTACATGAAGTGGATGGGACTTCAAATTAAGCGAATGCAGACAAAGTTTAGAGACTTAATTCTAAATGGAAAAAAAGGAGCTCTCTATTCTACTCTGATTCGCATGTCCAATAGTTTTGGGATAATGAAGCCAAATGGTATTTTATTAAACGTAACGTTGACAAATCAAGAGATCGCTAATCTATGCGGGACATCCCGAGAAGTGGTCAATCGTATGCTCGCTGAGTTGCGAAAAAATGAAGTAATCTCAATGACAGATGGAAAAATTATCATTCATAAGCTCTCTTTTTTAAAGAAAGAAATAGACTGTGAAGACTGCCCTGTGGAATTGTGCAGAATTGAATAA
- the argC gene encoding N-acetyl-gamma-glutamyl-phosphate reductase, which yields MKEYKVGIVGATGYGGVELIRLLANHPHFHVYAVYSSSQDGMELAEVYPHLSNTVYTLQDINPKNMAKELDLVFTATPSGVSSKLVPQLIEEGIKVVDLSGDFRLKTEALYEKWYKKPAAAEAFLQQSVYGLAEWFAEEVESSTFVANPGCYPTATLLGLAPLVSKQMVNSNSIIIDAKSGISGAGRGLSQMAHYAEINENMKIYKVNQHQHIPEIESVLEKWDEEIGHVTFSTHLVPMTRGIMSTIYAELSEESSVQELHQLYVDTYQNSPFVRVRKAGEFPSTKEVSASNYCDIGIAFDERTKRVTIVSVIDNLVKGAAGQAIQNANIMMGFEQQTGIGLLPVFP from the coding sequence ATGAAAGAATACAAGGTAGGAATTGTTGGAGCAACAGGGTATGGAGGAGTAGAACTGATTCGTTTGTTAGCGAATCACCCGCATTTTCATGTTTATGCAGTTTATTCATCCTCTCAGGATGGGATGGAACTAGCAGAAGTTTATCCTCACCTTTCTAATACTGTATATACACTGCAAGATATAAACCCTAAGAACATGGCCAAAGAATTAGACTTAGTGTTTACAGCAACTCCGTCCGGTGTTTCTAGCAAACTTGTACCTCAATTAATAGAAGAAGGAATAAAAGTGGTAGATTTATCTGGAGATTTTAGATTAAAAACAGAAGCTCTTTATGAAAAGTGGTACAAAAAGCCTGCTGCAGCCGAAGCGTTTTTACAACAGTCCGTGTATGGGTTAGCGGAATGGTTTGCAGAAGAAGTTGAAAGCAGTACGTTCGTTGCGAACCCGGGTTGTTATCCAACAGCTACACTGCTTGGGCTAGCTCCTCTCGTTAGTAAACAAATGGTGAACTCAAACTCTATTATCATTGATGCAAAGTCCGGAATTTCAGGAGCAGGACGTGGTCTTTCGCAAATGGCTCATTATGCTGAAATCAATGAAAATATGAAAATATACAAAGTTAATCAGCATCAGCATATCCCAGAAATTGAATCTGTTTTAGAAAAGTGGGATGAGGAAATTGGCCATGTTACGTTCAGTACGCACTTAGTTCCAATGACGCGAGGGATTATGAGTACGATATACGCTGAACTTTCTGAAGAGAGCTCAGTACAAGAGCTTCATCAGCTATATGTAGATACATATCAAAACTCCCCATTCGTTCGCGTTCGAAAAGCTGGTGAATTTCCGTCTACTAAAGAAGTAAGTGCATCAAATTATTGCGATATTGGTATTGCATTTGACGAACGAACAAAGCGTGTCACGATTGTTTCTGTCATTGATAACTTAGTTAAAGGGGCAGCCGGTCAGGCCATTCAAAATGCCAATATCATGATGGGATTTGAACAGCAAACGGGTATTGGACTACTGCCTGTCTTCCCATAA
- the argJ gene encoding bifunctional ornithine acetyltransferase/N-acetylglutamate synthase, which translates to MITVKQTKEKIKKIENGTIVTPLGFSADGVHAGLRYAKKDLGVIVSDVPANCAAVYTLNAFQAAPLAVTKESVAVEQKLQAIVVNSACANACTGEQGLKDAYQMRNTCAEKLNILPHHVAVASTGVIGELLDMEKIVKGIGLLSPSSNKEKAEEFQTAILTTDTVMKSACYQTAIDGKTVTIGGTAKGSGMIHPNMATMLSFITTDAKVEASVLQDALGSITNKSFNQITVDGDTSTNDMVVVLANGKADHQSLTPDHPEWTSFYEALRLTCEDLAKQIARDGEGATKLIEVNVSGAHTNEEANVIAKQIVGSNLVKTAMYGADANWGRIICSVGYSGVALNPEAVNVSLGDIQMLKNSQPVSFSEEEAKAYLENDTVEVYVDLQQGNGIGKAWGCDLTYDYVKINASYRT; encoded by the coding sequence GTGATTACAGTTAAACAAACGAAAGAAAAGATAAAGAAAATAGAGAACGGTACAATTGTAACGCCGCTAGGTTTTTCAGCAGATGGCGTTCACGCTGGTTTACGTTATGCTAAAAAAGATTTAGGAGTTATTGTAAGTGATGTGCCAGCTAATTGCGCAGCTGTTTACACGCTTAATGCCTTCCAAGCAGCGCCTTTAGCTGTTACAAAAGAAAGTGTAGCAGTAGAGCAGAAGCTGCAAGCGATCGTTGTGAACAGCGCATGTGCAAATGCATGTACTGGAGAACAAGGATTAAAAGATGCATACCAAATGCGAAATACATGTGCAGAAAAGCTTAATATTCTACCTCATCATGTAGCGGTAGCTTCTACAGGGGTAATTGGAGAGCTTCTAGATATGGAAAAAATCGTGAAGGGCATTGGGTTATTAAGTCCTTCGTCGAACAAAGAAAAAGCAGAAGAATTTCAAACGGCTATTTTAACAACAGATACCGTAATGAAGTCAGCTTGCTATCAAACAGCCATTGACGGCAAAACGGTTACGATTGGCGGCACAGCGAAAGGATCAGGTATGATTCACCCGAATATGGCTACGATGCTTAGCTTTATCACAACGGATGCTAAGGTTGAAGCTTCAGTACTACAAGATGCGCTGGGTTCTATTACAAATAAAAGCTTTAATCAAATTACAGTAGATGGTGATACGTCTACGAATGATATGGTTGTTGTTTTAGCAAATGGAAAAGCTGATCACCAGTCGCTTACACCAGATCATCCTGAATGGACGTCATTTTATGAAGCACTGCGCTTGACGTGTGAAGATTTAGCCAAACAAATTGCACGCGACGGTGAAGGAGCAACAAAACTAATTGAAGTAAACGTATCTGGTGCTCATACAAACGAAGAGGCAAATGTGATTGCTAAACAAATTGTAGGCTCGAACTTAGTGAAAACGGCCATGTATGGAGCCGATGCCAATTGGGGACGAATTATTTGTTCAGTTGGCTACAGCGGCGTAGCGCTTAATCCAGAAGCAGTGAACGTTTCGTTAGGTGATATCCAAATGCTAAAAAACAGCCAGCCTGTTTCATTTAGTGAAGAAGAAGCAAAAGCTTATTTAGAAAATGATACGGTTGAAGTCTATGTTGACTTGCAGCAGGGAAATGGAATTGGCAAGGCGTGGGGCTGCGATTTGACTTACGATTATGTGAAAATCAACGCCAGTTATCGAACGTAA